Proteins encoded within one genomic window of Abyssisolibacter fermentans:
- a CDS encoding acetyl-CoA C-acetyltransferase produces the protein MREVVIASAVRTPIGSFNGGLSKVSAVNLGVVAAKEALNRAGIKPEMVDEVIIGNVLGAGLGQNVSRQVSIHTGIPSEVPAMTINKVCGSGLRAVSMAAQFIMLNDADIILCGGTESMSQAPYLLPKARWGLRMGDGKLVDSMVHDGLFDIFNKYHMGITAENIAEQWKISREEQDKFAVASQNKAEQAQKTDRFKDEIVPVAVPQRKGDPIIVDTDEFPRHGATIEKVSKLRPAFKKDGTVTAGNASGINDGAAMLIVMSKEKADELGIKPIAVIKGYASAGVDPSIMGYGPVPSTKKALEKINWSIDDLDLIEANEAFASQSIAVTRDLGLNPEIINVNGGAIALGHPIGCSGARILVTLLYEMDKRNAKKGLATLCIGGGMGTALLVER, from the coding sequence ATGAGAGAAGTTGTTATTGCATCAGCTGTTAGAACTCCTATTGGAAGTTTTAATGGTGGATTATCAAAGGTATCTGCAGTAAATTTAGGGGTTGTAGCTGCAAAAGAAGCATTAAACAGAGCTGGTATAAAACCTGAAATGGTAGATGAAGTTATTATCGGTAATGTTTTAGGTGCTGGTTTAGGACAAAATGTATCAAGACAGGTAAGTATTCATACCGGAATTCCTAGCGAAGTTCCTGCTATGACAATTAACAAAGTTTGTGGATCTGGTTTAAGAGCAGTAAGTATGGCTGCACAATTTATCATGCTTAATGATGCAGACATCATATTATGTGGAGGAACTGAAAGCATGAGTCAAGCTCCTTATCTCTTGCCTAAAGCAAGATGGGGACTAAGAATGGGAGATGGAAAACTAGTAGACAGCATGGTACATGATGGTTTATTTGATATATTTAACAAATATCACATGGGAATAACAGCTGAAAATATAGCTGAGCAATGGAAAATATCCAGAGAAGAACAAGATAAGTTTGCTGTAGCTAGTCAAAACAAGGCAGAACAAGCTCAGAAAACTGATAGATTCAAAGATGAAATAGTTCCAGTTGCAGTTCCACAAAGAAAAGGAGATCCAATAATTGTTGATACAGATGAATTTCCAAGACATGGTGCTACTATCGAAAAAGTAAGTAAGCTAAGACCGGCATTTAAAAAAGATGGTACTGTAACAGCTGGTAATGCATCAGGAATAAATGATGGTGCAGCTATGCTTATTGTAATGTCTAAAGAAAAGGCTGATGAATTAGGTATAAAACCAATAGCTGTCATTAAAGGATATGCTTCAGCAGGTGTTGATCCAAGCATCATGGGTTATGGACCTGTGCCTTCAACTAAAAAAGCACTCGAAAAAATTAACTGGTCAATAGATGACTTAGATTTGATTGAAGCAAATGAAGCTTTTGCATCGCAATCAATTGCAGTAACTAGAGATTTAGGCTTAAATCCAGAAATAATTAATGTAAACGGTGGTGCTATCGCTTTAGGTCATCCAATAGGATGTTCTGGCGCAAGAATTTTAGTTACATTACTATATGAAATGGATAAACGTAATGCTAAAAAAGGATTAGCAACACTTTGCATTGGTGGCGGAATGGGAACTGCTTTACTCGTTGAAAGATAG
- a CDS encoding sigma-54 interaction domain-containing protein, with protein MNDALIHPNLNNIYLGFVITDTEYNIKEYNYVFRHFLEDTNENISNKNLTAFFPNISKYVFKNYKVIEMMNNNSTFYVKGNEIKLMEKKYFIFFFADFSIKYELIDQIKYLNEQIYFYSEMFNKLQDGIYITDEDGKTLYVNDSFANLSGLSRDVLIGKKVNELRRLNILPNSCCRKVIENKAPVSTINNYYKGQKCLVSGSPIYDSNNNLKRTIAVVRDVSELDLLMKEIAKDETLSLSYAKKINTEINYNKNDQIVSENKYMKSIYKKIKKIANVDSTVLLLGETGVGKDFIASYIHKISDRSSTGSLIKINCGAIPEHLLESELFGYEEGAFTGAQKGGKKGLFEEANDGTLFLDEIGDMPYTLQVKLLNAINDKKFHRLGGTKAIEFNARIISATNANLEKLIEEKNFRVDLYYRLNVINIRIPSLKERREDILALARSFLEYYNIKYKKSCFFSPDLLELFLVYSWPGNIREMKNLIERLVITSDHAQIDSNIFHDQVSNKIRTSALEYQKIVSESENETLPLKKQMDSYEKSIIQKTISSTRTLKQAAEKLGIDISTLVRKKQKYNI; from the coding sequence ATGAATGATGCATTAATTCATCCTAATCTTAATAACATTTATTTAGGTTTTGTTATAACGGATACTGAATATAATATAAAGGAATATAATTATGTTTTTAGACACTTTTTAGAAGATACTAACGAAAATATAAGTAACAAAAACTTAACTGCTTTCTTTCCTAACATTAGCAAATATGTTTTTAAAAATTATAAAGTTATTGAAATGATGAATAATAATAGTACTTTCTATGTTAAAGGGAATGAAATAAAGTTAATGGAAAAGAAATATTTTATTTTTTTCTTTGCTGATTTTTCTATAAAGTATGAACTTATTGATCAGATTAAGTACTTAAACGAACAAATATATTTTTATAGTGAAATGTTTAATAAATTACAAGATGGAATTTATATAACAGACGAAGATGGGAAAACTTTATATGTAAATGATTCTTTTGCAAATTTATCTGGTCTTTCTAGAGATGTATTAATTGGAAAGAAAGTGAATGAATTAAGAAGATTGAATATACTACCAAATTCATGCTGTAGAAAAGTCATTGAAAATAAAGCACCAGTTTCAACAATTAATAACTATTACAAAGGTCAAAAATGTCTTGTGAGTGGATCTCCTATTTATGATTCAAATAACAATTTAAAAAGAACTATTGCTGTTGTAAGAGACGTATCTGAGTTAGATCTCTTAATGAAAGAAATTGCAAAAGATGAGACGTTATCTTTAAGTTATGCAAAGAAAATCAATACTGAAATTAACTATAATAAAAATGATCAGATTGTTTCAGAGAATAAATATATGAAATCTATTTACAAAAAAATAAAGAAAATTGCGAATGTTGATAGTACAGTATTACTTTTAGGAGAAACAGGTGTAGGTAAAGATTTTATAGCTTCATATATTCATAAAATTAGTGATAGAAGCAGCACAGGTAGTTTAATTAAAATAAATTGTGGTGCAATACCTGAACATCTCTTAGAATCTGAGCTTTTTGGATATGAAGAGGGTGCATTTACAGGAGCTCAAAAAGGTGGTAAAAAAGGTCTTTTTGAGGAAGCTAACGATGGGACTTTGTTTTTAGATGAAATAGGAGACATGCCGTATACATTACAGGTTAAACTTTTGAATGCTATAAATGATAAGAAATTTCACAGATTAGGAGGGACAAAAGCTATTGAGTTTAATGCACGAATTATATCAGCAACAAATGCTAATCTTGAAAAATTAATCGAAGAAAAAAATTTCAGAGTTGACTTATATTATAGATTAAATGTAATTAATATTAGAATCCCATCTTTAAAGGAACGTAGAGAAGATATACTAGCACTTGCAAGAAGCTTTTTGGAGTATTATAATATCAAATACAAAAAATCATGTTTTTTTTCTCCAGATCTTCTAGAATTATTTTTAGTTTATTCATGGCCGGGCAATATAAGAGAAATGAAGAATTTAATAGAGAGGCTTGTAATAACATCAGATCATGCACAGATAGATTCAAATATTTTTCATGACCAAGTTTCAAATAAAATTAGAACAAGTGCTTTAGAATATCAAAAAATAGTTTCAGAATCAGAAAATGAAACATTACCACTCAAGAAACAGATGGATTCATACGAGAAATCTATAATACAGAAAACGATATCTAGTACTAGAACACTTAAACAAGCTGCTGAAAAGCTAGGAATTGATATATCAACGTTAGTTAGAAAAAAACAGAAGTACAATATATAA
- a CDS encoding DMT family transporter, whose product MENKSKGIVLILMSALFFALMAATVKSIPNIPVTEKIFFRNIFGFIFALIIVKKKGKPLLGNNKRLLLFRSFCGLLGVACYFLALSKIRLADAVILNKFSPFFILILSYIFLKEKIKKFQVVSLILAILGAGFVIKPGLNLTIIPSLIALASALFAGCAYTAIRYLRHTDAPETIVLYFTFISTISMIPFMLSGQFVIPNQAQITRLISLGIFATSAQFLMTYAYRYAPASELSIYTYANIVFSSIIGLLVWNETLDFMTVIGALLIITSGILNYIVNNNIKLKKLP is encoded by the coding sequence ATGGAAAATAAATCAAAGGGAATAGTTCTAATACTTATGTCTGCATTATTCTTTGCTTTAATGGCAGCAACTGTTAAATCTATCCCTAACATACCTGTAACAGAAAAAATATTCTTTAGAAATATTTTTGGCTTTATATTTGCTCTAATTATTGTTAAGAAGAAAGGTAAACCCCTATTAGGAAACAATAAAAGACTATTATTATTCAGAAGTTTTTGCGGACTACTTGGAGTAGCTTGTTATTTTTTGGCATTATCAAAAATTCGATTAGCTGATGCAGTTATACTAAATAAATTTTCACCATTTTTTATATTAATATTATCTTATATTTTTCTAAAGGAAAAAATAAAAAAATTTCAAGTTGTATCATTAATTTTAGCTATACTCGGTGCAGGGTTTGTTATTAAACCTGGATTGAATTTAACTATAATTCCATCACTAATAGCTTTAGCATCAGCCTTATTTGCCGGTTGTGCATACACAGCTATTAGGTATCTAAGACATACAGATGCACCCGAAACTATTGTATTATACTTTACATTTATATCTACAATTTCAATGATACCTTTTATGCTATCTGGTCAATTTGTTATTCCTAATCAGGCTCAAATAACACGCTTAATAAGTTTAGGGATATTTGCAACATCAGCACAATTTCTAATGACTTATGCATATAGATATGCACCAGCAAGTGAATTATCAATATATACATATGCTAACATTGTTTTTTCAAGTATTATTGGTCTTTTGGTATGGAACGAAACATTGGATTTTATGACAGTTATTGGAGCTTTACTAATTATTACATCTGGAATATTGAATTATATTGTAAATAATAATATTAAACTAAAAAAATTACCATAA